The following coding sequences lie in one Nocardioides sambongensis genomic window:
- the topA gene encoding type I DNA topoisomerase, whose translation MAHKLVIVESPAKARTIGGYLGDGFVVESSIGHIRDLPNNASDTPAKIKDKPWGRLAIDVDHEFTPYYVVPRDKKSHISKLKSLMKDADELYLATDGDREGEAIAWHLLDELKPKNIPVRRMVFHEITKPAIQEAAANPRDLDMDLVEAQETRRILDRLYGYEVSPVLWRKVMSGLSAGRVQSVATRLVVDREKERMAFKVASYWDLEGTFDAGSGHDQRMFPAKLHSLDGTRVASGSNFGADGQLKGLADVVHLDRQRAEGLVTALENTSFEVRSVESKPYKRSPYPPFRTTTLQQEASRKLGMSSSVTMSVAQRLYENGFITYMRTDSTTLSGAAVGAARAQVSELYGGEYLPDKPRTYTSKVKNAQEAHEAIRPAGDSFRTPAQTGLKGDQFRLYELIWMRTVASQMKDAVGQTVSIRLGGAAATGEDVVFGASGRVITFHGFLKAYVEGTDDAASRKDDAETRLPALQQGDAVSAASLEANGHETKPPARYTEATLIKELEDREIGRPSTYASIIGTILNRGYVYKKGTALVPAWIAFSVTRLLTEHFTRLIDYDFTAGMEGVLDEIARGEKDRIGELTEFYYGSDKLAGLKGLVDGLGDIDARELATFPVGEDDDGIHLRVGKYGPYLEGPGDDGTAFAKRANVPDDLPPDELTVAKARELLANPAGEEIDLGTHPETGLRVVAKNGRYGPYVTEVLPEDAPKKEKPRTGSLFKSMSLDTVTLDDAVKLLALPRLVGTDEAGEEITAQNGRYGPYLKKGTDSRSLTSEDQIFAITLDEALKIYSQPKQRGRAAAAPPLKELGPDPVSGQPVVVKAGRFGEYVTDGEYNATLRKDDSVEAITIERAAELLAERRAKGPAKKAAKKGAKKSTAKKTTAKKTAAKKAPAKKAATKKAATKKS comes from the coding sequence GTGGCACACAAGCTGGTGATCGTGGAGTCGCCCGCCAAGGCGCGCACCATCGGTGGGTACCTCGGCGACGGCTTCGTCGTGGAGTCCTCGATCGGTCACATCCGCGACCTGCCCAACAACGCCTCCGACACCCCGGCCAAGATCAAGGACAAGCCGTGGGGCCGGCTGGCGATCGACGTGGACCACGAGTTCACGCCGTACTACGTCGTGCCGCGCGACAAGAAGTCGCACATCTCCAAGCTCAAGTCGCTGATGAAGGACGCCGACGAGCTCTACCTCGCCACCGATGGTGACCGCGAGGGGGAGGCGATCGCCTGGCACCTGCTCGACGAGCTGAAGCCGAAGAACATCCCGGTCCGCCGGATGGTCTTCCACGAGATCACCAAGCCCGCGATCCAGGAGGCCGCCGCCAACCCGCGCGACCTCGACATGGACCTGGTCGAGGCGCAGGAGACCCGACGGATCCTGGACCGCCTCTACGGCTACGAGGTCTCCCCGGTGCTGTGGCGCAAGGTCATGTCCGGTCTCTCCGCCGGTCGGGTGCAGTCCGTGGCGACCCGGCTGGTCGTCGACCGCGAGAAGGAGCGGATGGCCTTCAAGGTCGCCTCCTACTGGGACCTCGAGGGCACCTTCGACGCCGGCTCCGGTCACGACCAGCGGATGTTCCCGGCCAAGCTGCACTCCCTGGACGGCACCCGGGTCGCCTCCGGCTCGAACTTCGGCGCCGACGGCCAGCTCAAGGGGCTGGCCGACGTGGTGCACCTCGACAGGCAGCGCGCCGAGGGCCTGGTCACCGCCCTGGAGAACACCTCGTTCGAGGTGCGCTCGGTGGAGTCCAAGCCCTACAAGCGCTCGCCGTACCCGCCGTTCCGCACGACCACCTTGCAGCAGGAGGCCAGCCGCAAGCTGGGGATGAGCTCGAGCGTGACCATGTCGGTCGCACAGCGGCTCTACGAGAACGGCTTCATCACCTACATGCGCACCGACTCCACCACGCTCTCGGGCGCGGCGGTCGGCGCCGCGCGGGCGCAGGTGAGCGAGCTGTACGGCGGGGAGTACCTGCCGGACAAGCCTCGCACCTACACCTCGAAGGTGAAGAACGCGCAGGAGGCGCACGAGGCGATCCGGCCCGCCGGTGACTCGTTCCGCACCCCGGCCCAGACCGGCCTGAAGGGCGACCAGTTCCGCCTCTACGAGCTGATCTGGATGCGCACGGTCGCCTCGCAGATGAAGGACGCCGTCGGCCAGACGGTCTCGATCCGCCTCGGCGGCGCCGCGGCGACGGGCGAGGACGTGGTGTTCGGCGCCTCCGGCCGGGTGATCACCTTCCACGGCTTCCTCAAGGCGTACGTCGAGGGCACCGACGATGCGGCCAGCCGCAAGGACGACGCCGAGACCCGGCTGCCCGCGCTGCAGCAGGGCGACGCGGTCTCCGCGGCCTCGCTGGAGGCGAACGGGCACGAGACGAAGCCGCCGGCTCGCTACACCGAGGCCACCCTGATCAAGGAGCTCGAGGACCGCGAGATCGGCCGGCCCTCGACGTACGCCTCGATCATCGGGACCATCCTCAACCGCGGCTACGTCTACAAGAAGGGCACCGCGCTGGTGCCGGCCTGGATCGCCTTCTCGGTGACGCGGCTGCTGACCGAGCACTTCACCCGGCTCATCGACTACGACTTCACCGCCGGGATGGAGGGCGTCCTCGACGAGATCGCTCGTGGCGAGAAGGACCGGATCGGCGAGCTCACCGAGTTCTACTACGGCTCCGACAAGCTCGCCGGGCTGAAGGGCCTGGTCGACGGTCTCGGCGACATCGACGCGCGCGAGCTGGCGACCTTCCCGGTCGGCGAGGACGACGACGGCATCCACCTGCGGGTCGGCAAGTACGGGCCCTACCTGGAGGGCCCGGGGGACGACGGCACCGCGTTCGCGAAGCGGGCGAACGTCCCCGACGACCTGCCGCCCGACGAGCTCACCGTGGCCAAGGCCAGGGAGCTGTTGGCGAACCCGGCCGGGGAGGAGATCGACCTCGGCACCCACCCGGAGACGGGTCTGCGCGTGGTCGCCAAGAACGGTCGCTACGGCCCGTACGTCACCGAGGTGCTGCCCGAGGACGCTCCGAAGAAGGAGAAGCCGCGCACCGGGTCGCTCTTCAAGTCGATGTCGCTGGACACGGTGACCCTCGACGACGCGGTCAAGCTGCTCGCGCTGCCGCGGCTGGTCGGCACCGACGAGGCGGGGGAGGAGATCACCGCCCAGAACGGTCGCTACGGGCCGTATCTGAAGAAGGGCACCGACTCGCGGTCGCTGACCTCGGAGGACCAGATCTTCGCGATCACCCTGGACGAGGCGCTGAAGATCTACAGCCAGCCCAAGCAGCGCGGCCGCGCCGCGGCCGCCCCGCCGCTCAAGGAGCTCGGTCCCGACCCGGTCTCGGGCCAGCCGGTGGTGGTCAAGGCCGGCCGGTTCGGCGAGTACGTCACCGACGGTGAGTACAACGCCACCCTGCGCAAGGACGACAGCGTCGAGGCGATCACCATCGAGCGCGCGGCCGAGCTGCTCGCCGAGCGGCGTGCCAAGGGGCCGGCGAAGAAGGCGGCCAAGAAGGGCGCCAAGAAGTCGACGGCGAAGAAGACCACCGCGAAGAAGACGGCAGCCAAGAAGGCTCCGGCCAAGAAGGCCGCGACGAAGAAGGCCGCCACCAAGAAGTCCTGA
- the tmk gene encoding dTMP kinase translates to MSSDWPGRYTDTGVFVCFEGGEGSGKSTQSRLLADRLGAEGHETVLTFEPGDTTVGKELRRIVLSPETGDLDPRTEALLYAADKAEHIATLVEPALARGAVVITDRYVDSTLAYQGAGRTLAVGEVEDVARWATGDLRPHLTVVLDLDPADGFGRFAGRDRIEQESLEFHQRVRAAFTAMAAADNDHYLVLDARAPVEEVAARIAERVRPLLIQASAVAVEGEA, encoded by the coding sequence GTGAGTTCCGACTGGCCCGGCCGCTACACCGACACCGGTGTCTTCGTCTGCTTCGAGGGCGGCGAGGGGTCGGGCAAGTCCACCCAGTCGCGGCTGCTGGCGGACCGGCTCGGCGCCGAGGGCCACGAGACCGTGCTGACCTTCGAGCCCGGTGACACCACCGTCGGCAAGGAGCTGCGCCGGATCGTGCTCAGCCCGGAGACCGGCGACCTGGATCCGCGCACCGAGGCGCTGCTCTACGCCGCCGACAAGGCCGAGCACATCGCCACCCTCGTCGAGCCGGCACTGGCGCGTGGCGCGGTCGTGATCACCGACCGGTACGTCGACTCCACGCTCGCCTACCAGGGTGCCGGCCGCACCCTGGCGGTCGGCGAGGTCGAGGACGTGGCGCGCTGGGCCACCGGCGACCTGCGTCCGCACCTGACCGTCGTCCTCGACCTGGATCCCGCCGACGGGTTCGGCCGGTTCGCCGGCCGCGACCGGATCGAGCAGGAGTCGCTCGAGTTCCACCAGCGGGTGCGCGCCGCGTTCACGGCGATGGCCGCCGCGGACAACGACCACTACCTGGTGCTCGATGCCCGCGCGCCGGTCGAGGAGGTCGCGGCGAGGATCGCCGAGCGGGTCCGACCGCTGCTGATCCAGGCCAGCGCCGTGGCCGTCGAGGGGGAGGCATGA
- a CDS encoding alpha/beta hydrolase, protein MRRVEVVALLLVGALIVVGCLGAAWALSGGDSGDDGADEAGSAAGTPLPERTEPTPRVALGGVPRELRTFYRQSLAWEQCGANECATLEVPIDYTDVSAGTTEIALERTRATGERQGSLVVNPGGPGAPGTDVATQADLYFAPELLAAYDVVGFDPRGTGDSDPVDCLSDAELDAYVAQDPAPDTAAEETEFVDELDTFWSGCQRRSDSLAGHVSTVEAARDMDVLRSVLGEERLRYFGYSYGTRLGATYAELFPERVGRFVLDGAIDPSLDSRRNALSQAEGFETALRSYVGDCVDQGDCFLGDSVEDGLDTIVGLLDRIDDAPLPADDPERDLEIGNAFYGLILPLYAKENWPVLDQALRSALEGDGTTLLFLSDHYGSRESGAYTDNSLEAISVINCLDDPSAFTRRQVAAQMPDFLAASPTFGEVFAWGMLGCAGIPYTATDEPDLEIDGSGAAPIVVIGTTRDPATPYQEAVAMADQLESGVLVSRDGDGHTAYNRGNDCVDTAVHDYLLDGVVPEDGLEC, encoded by the coding sequence GTGCGCAGAGTCGAGGTCGTCGCCCTGCTGCTGGTCGGTGCGCTGATCGTCGTGGGATGCCTGGGCGCCGCCTGGGCACTGTCCGGCGGCGACAGCGGGGACGACGGCGCGGACGAGGCGGGGTCCGCCGCCGGCACGCCGTTGCCGGAGCGCACCGAGCCGACGCCGCGGGTCGCGCTCGGGGGCGTGCCGCGCGAGCTGCGTACCTTCTACCGCCAGTCGTTGGCGTGGGAGCAGTGTGGCGCGAACGAGTGCGCCACCCTCGAGGTGCCGATCGACTACACCGACGTCTCCGCCGGCACCACGGAGATCGCGCTCGAACGGACCCGGGCCACCGGGGAGCGCCAGGGATCCCTGGTGGTCAACCCGGGCGGCCCGGGAGCCCCCGGCACCGACGTCGCCACCCAGGCCGACCTCTACTTCGCGCCGGAGCTGCTCGCCGCCTACGACGTGGTCGGGTTCGACCCGCGGGGCACCGGCGACTCCGACCCGGTCGACTGCCTCAGCGACGCCGAGCTCGATGCCTACGTGGCGCAGGACCCGGCGCCGGACACCGCCGCCGAGGAGACCGAGTTCGTCGACGAGCTCGACACCTTCTGGAGCGGTTGCCAACGGCGGTCGGACTCGCTCGCCGGCCACGTGAGCACCGTGGAGGCCGCCCGCGACATGGACGTGCTGCGCTCGGTCCTCGGGGAGGAGCGGCTGCGCTACTTCGGCTACTCCTACGGCACCCGCCTCGGTGCGACCTACGCCGAGCTGTTCCCGGAGCGGGTCGGACGCTTCGTCCTCGACGGGGCGATCGACCCGTCGCTCGACTCGCGCCGCAACGCGCTCAGCCAGGCCGAGGGGTTCGAGACCGCGCTGCGCTCCTACGTGGGCGACTGCGTCGACCAGGGCGACTGCTTCCTGGGCGACTCGGTCGAGGACGGCCTGGACACCATCGTGGGTCTGCTGGACCGGATCGACGATGCGCCGCTGCCGGCCGACGACCCCGAGCGCGACCTGGAGATCGGCAACGCCTTCTACGGGCTGATCCTGCCGCTCTACGCGAAGGAGAACTGGCCGGTCCTGGACCAGGCCCTGCGGTCGGCGCTGGAGGGTGACGGCACCACGCTGCTCTTCCTCTCCGACCACTACGGATCGCGGGAGTCGGGTGCCTACACCGACAACAGCCTGGAGGCGATCTCGGTGATCAACTGCCTCGACGACCCGAGCGCCTTCACCCGGCGGCAGGTGGCGGCACAGATGCCGGACTTCCTGGCCGCCTCGCCCACCTTCGGCGAGGTCTTCGCCTGGGGGATGCTCGGCTGCGCCGGGATCCCGTACACCGCGACGGACGAGCCGGACCTCGAGATCGACGGCTCCGGAGCCGCCCCGATCGTCGTGATCGGTACGACGCGCGACCCGGCGACGCCGTACCAGGAGGCGGTGGCGATGGCGGACCAGCTGGAGTCCGGGGTGCTGGTCAGCCGGGACGGCGACGGGCACACCGCCTACAACCGCGGGAACGACTGCGTCGACACGGCGGTGCACGACTATCTGCTCGACGGCGTGGTGCCCGAGGACGGGCTGGAGTGCTGA
- a CDS encoding putative quinol monooxygenase yields the protein MTFVNCGWIGVQPGRAADFVAHLTAPSAELAEVGCLQYDVGTNADEPDRVYVVERWTSAQAHQDSLQLASVQAAIAAARPLMSGEVGGFDFHVAGSPLNE from the coding sequence ATGACCTTCGTGAACTGCGGTTGGATCGGCGTGCAGCCCGGCCGGGCAGCCGACTTCGTCGCCCACCTGACCGCTCCGTCGGCCGAGCTCGCGGAGGTCGGCTGCCTCCAGTACGACGTCGGCACCAACGCCGACGAGCCCGACCGCGTCTACGTGGTCGAGCGGTGGACCTCGGCGCAGGCGCACCAGGACTCGCTGCAGCTGGCGTCGGTGCAGGCGGCGATCGCGGCGGCCCGGCCACTGATGTCCGGCGAGGTCGGTGGGTTCGACTTCCACGTCGCGGGATCGCCGCTGAACGAGTAG
- a CDS encoding DUF2510 domain-containing protein, with amino-acid sequence MTNAGWYPDPAGAPDTYRYWDGQSWSEHTSSNPYGGQQPQQPAQQPPPPPAPPAGSGGSYGALGPTPGAPGGGYGSGGYGSGGYGSGGPGGPGGPGGYGPGGPWQPEQPGGSGGSTGKTIGIVLGGVAALVVLAMIAFFAVRAVAGGDDDDTAAGGSDSSTSSEGSTDDGSEGSEDPSPSDGSSNPSAPNVQTCTSGQPISSRPNTGATISGGRLTMPALKDEGYTIDHDYATAFTFAERMSTIYRIIEEGNAAGLGWVSTGGVGGLRKGIVESKDQAADLVMACMANNPALYSGFTGMTELESGPMKVDGHDAYSLVSELRVDVDGLEAEGDQVQVVVVDTGDDRLYGLYIFAVPIGDDELIALQEETIGEVTVRD; translated from the coding sequence GTGACGAACGCAGGCTGGTACCCCGATCCGGCGGGCGCTCCCGACACCTACCGGTACTGGGACGGCCAGTCGTGGAGCGAGCACACCTCGAGCAACCCCTACGGCGGCCAGCAGCCCCAGCAGCCGGCCCAGCAGCCGCCGCCCCCGCCCGCTCCTCCGGCCGGCTCCGGAGGGTCGTACGGCGCGCTCGGCCCCACCCCCGGCGCCCCCGGGGGTGGCTACGGCTCGGGCGGCTACGGCTCGGGCGGCTATGGCTCGGGCGGACCGGGCGGACCGGGCGGACCGGGTGGCTACGGTCCCGGCGGCCCGTGGCAGCCGGAGCAGCCCGGCGGGTCCGGCGGGTCGACCGGCAAGACGATCGGGATCGTGCTCGGCGGGGTCGCGGCGCTGGTGGTGCTGGCGATGATCGCGTTCTTCGCGGTCCGCGCCGTCGCCGGTGGCGATGACGACGACACCGCCGCCGGTGGCAGCGACTCCTCGACGAGCTCGGAGGGCTCCACCGACGACGGGAGCGAGGGCAGCGAGGACCCCTCGCCCAGCGACGGGTCGTCGAACCCCTCGGCACCGAACGTGCAGACCTGCACCAGCGGTCAGCCGATCAGCAGCCGGCCCAACACCGGCGCGACGATCAGCGGTGGCCGGCTCACCATGCCCGCGCTCAAGGACGAGGGCTACACGATCGACCACGACTACGCGACCGCGTTCACCTTCGCGGAGCGGATGAGCACGATCTACCGCATCATCGAGGAGGGGAACGCCGCCGGCCTCGGATGGGTCTCCACCGGGGGCGTGGGCGGACTGCGCAAGGGCATCGTCGAGTCGAAGGACCAGGCTGCCGACCTGGTCATGGCCTGCATGGCCAACAACCCCGCGCTCTACTCCGGCTTCACCGGGATGACCGAGCTGGAGTCGGGCCCGATGAAGGTCGACGGCCACGACGCCTACTCCCTGGTCTCCGAGCTGCGGGTCGACGTGGACGGGCTGGAGGCCGAGGGCGACCAGGTGCAGGTGGTGGTCGTGGACACCGGCGACGACCGCCTCTACGGCCTCTACATCTTCGCGGTGCCGATCGGCGACGACGAGCTGATCGCGCTGCAGGAGGAGACCATCGGCGAGGTCACCGTCCGCGACTGA
- a CDS encoding DNA polymerase III subunit delta', giving the protein MTPAGDIWSTLVGQAPTIEALRRAVGGHGMTHSWLFTGPPGSGRSNAAIAFAAALQCPQGGCGHCHECHTVLTGSHADVSVVRTEKLTIGVKDVRELVRKAALTPMGDRWQILVLEDADRLTEQACNALLKAIEEPNGRTVWMLCTPTVDDMLPTIRSRCRLVTLATPTTEEVAEFLVGRGVEQSLATYAARASQGHIGRAQALAFDEEVRKRRSAVVGLPARLTNLGACLRAASLLAENAKVEAEVITGRLDAQEKADLDTAYGVVDRGRRPREYAPALREMERDQKTRAKRRVLDVVDRGLTDLTSVYRDAIALAVGAPGALVNEDLRPEITELARRSTPEENLRRIGAVFGAREQMLEFNVAPALALESMMVALQVAED; this is encoded by the coding sequence ATGACCCCCGCCGGCGACATCTGGTCCACCCTGGTCGGCCAGGCGCCCACCATCGAGGCGCTGCGCCGCGCCGTGGGCGGTCACGGGATGACCCACTCGTGGTTGTTCACCGGACCGCCGGGCTCGGGCAGGTCCAACGCGGCGATCGCGTTCGCCGCCGCGCTGCAGTGCCCCCAGGGCGGCTGCGGGCACTGCCACGAGTGCCACACCGTGCTCACCGGCAGCCACGCCGACGTCTCGGTGGTCCGGACGGAGAAGCTGACCATCGGCGTCAAGGACGTGCGCGAGCTCGTCCGCAAGGCGGCGCTGACGCCGATGGGCGACCGTTGGCAGATCCTGGTCCTGGAGGACGCCGACCGTCTCACCGAGCAGGCCTGCAACGCCCTGCTGAAGGCGATCGAGGAGCCGAACGGTCGCACCGTGTGGATGCTGTGCACCCCCACCGTCGACGACATGCTGCCCACGATCCGGTCCCGCTGCCGGCTGGTCACCCTGGCCACCCCGACCACCGAGGAGGTCGCGGAGTTCCTGGTCGGCAGGGGCGTGGAGCAGTCGCTGGCGACGTACGCGGCCCGGGCCAGCCAGGGACACATCGGCCGCGCCCAGGCGCTCGCGTTCGACGAGGAGGTCCGCAAGCGGCGCAGCGCCGTGGTGGGCCTGCCCGCCCGACTGACCAATCTCGGCGCCTGCCTGCGCGCGGCCTCGCTGCTGGCCGAGAACGCGAAGGTGGAGGCCGAGGTGATCACCGGCCGGCTGGACGCGCAGGAGAAGGCCGACCTGGACACGGCCTACGGCGTGGTGGACCGCGGGCGGCGGCCGCGCGAGTACGCGCCGGCACTGCGGGAGATGGAACGGGACCAGAAGACCCGGGCGAAGCGCCGGGTGCTCGACGTCGTGGACCGCGGGCTGACCGACCTGACCTCCGTCTACCGCGACGCGATCGCCCTGGCGGTCGGTGCTCCCGGCGCGTTGGTCAACGAGGATCTGCGACCGGAGATCACCGAGCTCGCCCGTCGTTCCACGCCGGAGGAGAACCTGCGCCGGATCGGCGCGGTCTTCGGCGCCCGGGAGCAGATGCTGGAGTTCAACGTGGCGCCGGCCTTGGCGCTGGAGTCGATGATGGTGGCGTTGCAGGTGGCGGAGGACTGA
- a CDS encoding DUF7059 domain-containing protein: MTSTDLAAPLRDALDAADFRYDAVAALLGDAAHQALSRNETAPARRRTGEDGSPLSTLIRLFLLQEAVEREAAEAALPGLVDRLGAAGILLTGVGEVAARLDCRPYATAEGDDLWVVSDLTPGLDGSPTNVSGDYVLGISQASSSLAQLTLREDVGTALDLGTGCGVQALHLAAHSDHVVGTDVNARALAIARFNAALNELDDKIEIRDGSFFEPVADQRFDLIATNPPFVISPATGERLVYRDSGLPGDRVVEHIVRTAPRHLNDGGWCQILANWVIEEGRGWDERLSGWLPEDCDAFVVQREILDPAAYVELWLKDSGHHPSTGAGSTADYLRRYDTWLSWLTDQGVAGIGFGWINLHRSGRSGAPRTELVEWPYDVEQPIAPAIGAWARQRAAAAQVSEQDHLRVRVDVIQETQGPVGAEDPSTIVLRQQHGFRRARRADTVTAAVVGACDGDLSVGQILDAVADLLARDPASLREVYLPEIAELVAEGFLER, from the coding sequence GTGACGTCCACTGACCTCGCCGCCCCGCTCCGCGACGCCCTCGACGCCGCCGACTTCCGCTACGACGCGGTCGCCGCGCTGCTCGGCGACGCCGCCCACCAGGCACTCTCGCGCAACGAGACGGCGCCGGCGCGGCGTCGTACGGGTGAGGACGGGTCGCCGCTGTCCACCCTGATCCGGCTCTTCCTGCTGCAGGAGGCGGTCGAACGGGAGGCGGCGGAGGCGGCGTTGCCCGGCCTGGTCGATCGGCTCGGCGCGGCGGGCATCCTGCTCACCGGTGTCGGCGAGGTCGCCGCCCGGCTGGACTGCAGGCCGTATGCCACCGCGGAGGGCGACGACCTCTGGGTGGTCAGCGACCTGACCCCCGGGCTGGACGGGTCGCCGACCAACGTGAGTGGCGACTACGTCCTCGGGATCAGCCAGGCGTCCTCCTCGTTGGCACAGCTCACCCTGCGTGAGGACGTCGGCACCGCGCTGGACCTCGGCACCGGCTGCGGGGTCCAGGCCCTGCACCTCGCCGCGCACAGCGACCACGTGGTCGGCACCGACGTGAACGCGCGCGCACTGGCGATCGCCCGCTTCAACGCCGCGCTCAACGAGCTCGACGACAAGATCGAGATCCGGGACGGCTCCTTCTTCGAGCCCGTCGCCGACCAGCGGTTCGACCTGATCGCCACCAACCCCCCGTTCGTGATCTCCCCGGCCACCGGCGAGCGGCTCGTCTACCGCGACTCCGGTCTGCCCGGCGACCGCGTGGTCGAGCACATCGTGCGGACCGCGCCGCGCCACCTCAACGACGGCGGCTGGTGCCAGATCCTGGCGAACTGGGTGATCGAGGAGGGACGGGGCTGGGACGAGCGGCTGTCCGGCTGGCTGCCCGAGGACTGCGACGCCTTCGTGGTGCAGCGCGAGATCCTGGACCCGGCCGCGTACGTCGAGCTCTGGCTGAAGGACTCCGGCCACCACCCCTCGACCGGGGCCGGCAGCACCGCCGACTACCTGCGCCGCTACGACACCTGGCTCTCCTGGCTCACCGACCAGGGGGTGGCCGGGATCGGCTTCGGCTGGATCAACCTGCACCGCTCCGGTCGCTCCGGGGCGCCGCGCACCGAGCTCGTGGAGTGGCCCTACGACGTGGAGCAGCCGATCGCTCCGGCGATCGGCGCGTGGGCGCGGCAGCGCGCGGCGGCGGCACAGGTGAGCGAGCAGGACCACCTCCGGGTGCGGGTCGACGTGATCCAGGAGACGCAGGGCCCGGTCGGCGCCGAGGATCCCTCCACCATCGTGCTGCGCCAGCAGCACGGCTTCCGACGTGCCCGCCGGGCCGACACGGTCACCGCGGCCGTGGTGGGTGCCTGCGACGGCGACCTGAGCGTCGGCCAGATCCTGGACGCGGTCGCCGACCTGCTCGCCCGCGATCCCGCCTCCTTGCGGGAGGTCTACCTCCCCGAGATCGCCGAGCTGGTGGCCGAGGGGTTCCTCGAGCGCTGA